Genomic segment of Hydractinia symbiolongicarpus strain clone_291-10 chromosome 5, HSymV2.1, whole genome shotgun sequence:
GCACAAAAGCTTTTAACAACATGGAGACGTACCTTCCACAAGGAGTTTATTTAGGAAAATAACAAAGCTTTTTGTTTCTGTGGTGACCTGGTCCAAACAAAAATCTTATGTAATTGTGTTGTGGGGCAATAGGGGTGTAGCTAACAATTCAAGAGttaaaagaacttttttattttatagttcACCTTCTAAATACTTTGGTTTGGTTTTAGTTTTTTCTCCATTTTTCATAGATACTATAATTTGGAATTGTTATTCCTTTCTAACAAATGTACTTTTTGTAAATGTAAATTAGCATCACACCTCTCCATTTACCAGAAAGGccagtgtttaaaaaataacctTTATCGGAGCCGTTAACCGTTTGTTAACCGTTATGTAGCGAACGGATAGTGGTAGTAACATCAGATAGTATACCATGTGGACAAGGAGGCATTTATCTCATGGTCCATCTGACGCATTACTAAGCTTCCATCATTTGAACAAATTTTGCAAAGAGAGTTTCAAAGTGGGTTAcctaaaaatgttgtttatataaataaattttctgaaGTAATACTCTTTCCACATATGTTGCTGGAAAAGTTGTCAAATTTAAGTTTGCTTGAATGGTTTTCAGGATTGAATAGCTTTCAGGATTGAATAGATACCATTACAGATATAAATGGAATGATTTAATCAAATTTTGATGCTCTCCAAAAAAGTCAGCTATCGGCTTAGAAAAAACATCCGAGAGCTATTTTAGATAACTtagacagaaatgtttttaataagCTGAGTCGTGTTAATCCCAGGTAGAGGTGATTAGGCCGGGACAAGGTGTGTGGAATCCAACACAAActtgtttcttctttcttttataaCTCCCTGAATTATTATGACTGTGCAACATCTGGAAAAGAGGAGTCAAGGTTGATTTACAAAATaggttaaagaatttttttcgaGATTGAAAATAAGTGGAACTTTCACGATGTGGAACCTAATGTTTCGGTCCCTTGAACTTCCTTAATAAATCAAAGCAAAAATACTTCGCTTAAGTGAGACGCCGGATTAGTGAGACTTTCGTTCAGTGGGATTCTTTTTTACGATTAAGTGGGACatgaaaaaggcaaaaaaacgaataaaaaataaatcaacgaAATTCGAATGAGAAAAATCAAATAGagaagaaacaaaaacacaCTGCTGATTGAGTTAAAAATAAGCTTTTGTTGCTGTCTAAAAGCCACGGACTGCGAAGGGATATCAGAAGTtggtaaaaaatgaaactattttcaaaattaattaccAAAAAATGCAAGACATTGaatgaagttaaaaaaatcTTGGAAAGTGCGACATTTGAAGCCTTTTCTGAAAACTTCTAAGTTGGAGGGGAGGCTTAATTAAATAAAACATTCGCTAAGTGTGAAGAATCACACAGTTCCTATAGTGTTCCACTTAATGCCAGTACTATCGTACATGCTATCTAGAACCATGAATTAAAATCATTAGAAAGTAATGTCCATATTTCACGTACGTATTTCAAGCATCGCGAACAGTTAATCTTCATTTACTGGAATGTAATGCTCATTAATTGCCGCTCTAGGGAGAAAAAAGTAGGAAAATAGACCCATTTTACGGGACAATTTACTTTATCATTATTTTACCGACGTACTAACCAGCTAGCCATTTGCGTGCTTCTTATCACGGCCATAGGAAAACGACCAAAGGACGAAATGCACGTTTGTTTTTGTCCGAAAACTTCATGTTTATCCAcacgtcaaaaaaaaattatttcctgaCTCTATAAATGGaacaacaaatatattttatcacCGGGgtttttatcttttgttttattttaactgAAAACATTGTCTTAGCTACTAACATAGCTCTGAGTTTGCGCAATTTCAATAACTAGTTTCCTAacagttttttcttgaaaaataaCTTAATCTGTGCTACATATAAAAGTTGTAGTTCTTTACACTTCCTGGTTCCTTTTTTACATCCAGTCTGTTTTATACACCCCTAATCTAATGCTGTGgtacaaaaaagaaataaataaattatgatGCACTTTAAGTAATTTTTAGGCAATGAGCATGTACGACAGTCTAAATCCCGTCGATTCCCGTCAAGGTCTAGTGTTCAAAACAAAGTCCCAAAAATTTCTCGGGGTTTCACACCATGTCAGCGCACAAGTTGAGGGGCTAAATTTCTAGTTACATCATTGTTGACAATTCTTTGTTTGATAGCGTGTCTGAAATTTGAGACTCGCAACGCCCATGAAAAAACCTTTGTAACGTAAGGAAAAACTTAATGGTATTTTTAATGGCTTCTCAATGGctctttgttgtatttttaaacACACGAATTAAACAGGCAAAATGTCTAATCACCTTATTTTCATTCGTTTCATGCTGTTTCCGATGCCACTAAGGGCGGTTATGAGAATGttacaaaaataagttttagcGTATTGTTTCCAAAGATAATACGCAGTGTTTGGTTTTCCTGTTTTCCCTAAATATCCTTGGGAATGTTGTAATGTTGTATTAACAATAACACTATTTATGTTGCGACGTGATCAAAAAAAGGCAGTTGGCAAGCTtcctttttgctttttaatttgtcaaaagtataaaacaaaagaaataataaagaagtGAATAATAAACATTTATTGGAGCCGGAGGATttagaaataataaatatatatttataaggcTAATAAGGTTACAATAGCTtagtcattttctttttttatccctTATGTATCTGTATTTTTTAGTCTAATAAAAATAGATTACATCTTTTAAATATTGGTTATTCTATTTTTCGCATCGGAAACACCTCCAATCCTAATGGCCCCCATAATCGTTTGCGTTCATATgcgaaaataatattcttcggGTGAAAATTACTTTGAGTTCAAAATTCCCTACAATGTAGTCACTGCTGTATTCCTTTGTCGATTTTAACTGACAACAATACTCAGCCCCGTGGACctgtgttttttaaaacacacaACTATTATTTTCTATGGAACAAAAAGTTGACTAACAACGGTAATAACGCGGCAAGCGAAAGAATCAATTTCTCGTGTTTCGTGACAAAGATACATCAATCGGCTTCTGTATATAGTTTTCCTATAAAACGCATTTATAGctaactaactttttttttatccgTTGTGATATCTAGCTACTGTCATTTAAATATAGGTCATAGTTACGATTTAGGAAAACCACGGAAAGTTGAGATGGTTTAAGGTTGGCCAGCTTTAAGTATATTAATCCActcgatattttaaatttaactagCGTGTTGCTTTAGGGGGTGGGAGTTTGGTAGAGCTACATGGAATAGATACCTAGAGATATCACTTTAGATTAGCTTCAAAGATTTTCAAaggtttttatttaataagGAAGGAATTTGATATCATTGGAAATAGTAGTTTAATAGTATAATGGATTGATGTCTTATATATTAAGGCCATTCGTGCAGAATAGATTCGGAGCCTTATATCAGGAAGGGCTAAATCTACTCCTCTAAAGATCTTGGCAACCACTTAACCTAAGCAAATCAAATTTTGCCCAATGTTAAAACAGCCCTTTTTGAAgttgttttgtatattttataaattGAGAAGTTTTGTTATTGACCCTAAACAAAGGATTCAATATGGCGGGTGTTACAAAATCTTTGAAAAAGGAGCAGCCCAAAATTGGTCGAaggatatatttttttcttttttaaaatacctGTTTAAGCTAAAACTCCCTAGCAAATTCAATGCTATAAAAATACGTTATTTTCGTTCAAAACCGTTCTTCAGCGAAattaaactttatataaattcgataaaaattgaaataattacTTCATAACATTAACCCAAAAAGCATTTCCACTATTGTGATAGCTCCCGTTTTAAGGGACGTCTATTATAACCagttcattttgtttttctgtttaacAGCTACCAACTTTAATACATCATCTGAGgtggtaaaaataattttttgctgtttttttttttacacttttgatcttcatttttttttctcataagatatatgatttttctttaaacaacCGACAGTAAAAACCAACCCACCTTATAAAATCATAGTACTCATgcaaaaaagtctaaaattcctGGAATTTAGTTTTTGACTGTGGCCACCCAACTATTTTACAATTACTAATGCTAATAATAGTAAcagttatacaaaaaaaaattaaaggcatAATGCAAATgaacaaacacaaaaattttagcAGGAATTTTTGCACTATTGCTTcagaatttctaaaaaattaacatttgcgCTCTAAAATTGGGTGAAATGTGTGTGAAAGAACTCCTAAAAGGGTGCCATAAcctatatataaatttatatacTACCAGTACTATACAGTCCAGTAAGATGTGCATGTGGCTTACTAAAAACAATTCTCTGCtgcataaataaacatttacatATCATGCAGtaacttttagctagctagtaacAGAGTGAAAAAAGCGAGATCCTCTATCATGTTAGCCCGCAGACAAGCTCCCTTCAACTTGGCTGGGCTATATGTGGTTCTTTCTggctatttaaaaaatagtcaCAATACTAACAGAATATTAAAGTGAGACCAGAATTATGTTCTTATAGCCCTTAATACCTGCTTTAAATTCAGTAAATTAAAAACTTGAAGAGTAAGAGACCAATAAGACTCATCTCAAAAAGCTCAGTGGTCGAGAGTAAAGAATATACTAAACTTTGCTTTGTAATTTTGCTTGGAACTTAAGTTTTTGTTCTTTGTTAACGCATATGAATTTTTGTATCATTGTACTATCATTGATGTAAAATGTCTCTTCTCAGGTTTTATTTAAATTAGTTTTCCCTACAAATTCTAgctgtctgtctgtcagttGAATTAAACTGCTCAAACAACTGGGGTGATTTTTACACTCGTTTGAATTTTTAGACTAGTTTGCACTTTTTTAAGAATATGCTAAGAATATATGAGGATAAACTAAAAGTTAAGAATGttcattttaaaacgaaaaaacactattctaACAGGAAAAGAAGGAGTGTAATGAAgaagattaaaattaaaaatgttcaaATGGCATTGTAGTAATTGTCATTATTTATaaccttaaccctatttggtatgggctttTGTGACCCTTGTAAGTATGGGGGGGGGATAAAGTGCCCCCTGGCTGTAACTTTAGTtcagtttggttttaagtgacaAAACTTGGGACAAAGAAACATCAATATGTAGTGACTgaattagtgacaaaatatttaggttggcatgtcatcacaggaagtgatgacgtcataatgagacaatggttgaagaaaatatgtttttattggaaattcttgttttttatcttttttaaaactacttacagtactagtcattaaaaaagtaacacaagaatgtaagatattattaggaacattaacaggtggtacaaagacaaaggatttctctaaggagaaaatggaaatcgatcagaattcaaatcttcaagaattttttttgaaaaatcatgTTAAAGAACCTTAGTGTTAGCAGctgtcatggaataaaacttggtatatctATTAGCACTTACGTCAGTAGCTACCCAGGAAAGACAATTTGGATTGACATGGGACAAAATGACCTATGACGTTATCATATGACAATGGAAATAGAGAGATAGGAAATTACTAACATTCTGTGCTATAAATTACCAATATTccggtctgcaaattacacagcATGCATATCAATATTGTATGATGACTTTTGGTCACTATCACATACATAATCCTATATTCATACAACTGGTTAGTTTagaaagcatttatttttagcagtacaataaaaaaattgatatgacCACCTGTCAAAAAGGACAAAGTGTCATTGACAGGacaatttttagaaaatgttttttttatttttcgaaagtccaataaaagttaggaaaagtcaccaaatttcaGGTAATTTCATccagtatttaaaaagttattagacTGAAAATTCCGCGGGCacttctgccccccccccccccatattATATAgggttaaagcttacctcccacttacAAAAAAGTATTCAAAAATCAACTGAAAGTGTTGTACTAATTACGAAAACAATATTATTTCAtacttgttttgatttgtttgaggATATTCGACGTTAAAGTTGCAAAATATTAGCTATGGAAAAGCTTTGTATCGGTTTCCATTTTCAACATTTGGTAACAAGTGTTCATCTTATATTAAAACTCGTTTTGGAAGAGTATTGACTCTTCCAAACGTCTGTTAATAACTCCACGCAGCTTGTTTTTTCTTACCTGTTTAGCAGGCTAAAAAAGATGCTTTCCAGTGTTTTTTCTATTATTCTTATTGTATAAAGGGATAGCACAAGCAGACATTTTATAATTATTCAACTTAGTTGTAATAATTTACTCTTCTCTTTTAGCTCCAAGTTTCGTTTACTGGGTTTTGCATCAATATCTTTAATGGGCTTTTTTTGCCATCCGGGAGATGACATCAAACTGGGTTAAATCCACAACAAGGAAGTATGttgtaaacacaagaaaatgtggttttatatttgctttattattttcagttttagttaataaatgttaaattactaATTCTCAATATAGTATAAACAGAATATAATAAactctttttaaacaaaagattgcaTTTAAGGAGTACACAATTTTACTTGTAGTTGAAGATTGGATGGTTTTGAAATGAATTATTAACTAAAAATCTGATATCGTATTACTGCTGGGCATAAATAAAAAGTCCTGATAAATCTTCAGATAATAGTCCACGTTAAGGGATTGAAGAGGCCTGCTCTGCGACTGGTGGCCTTATGGTAGAGCGTTCTCCTCCAGTGCAAAAGGTATTGGGTTTCATATCCTGCTCGAGTCATGTCAGAGATTCTAAATGTCATGTCAGAGATTCTAAATGTGagtctatcctttctgcttagcgttcaccAAGAGAAAAgtattgatatcttaggcggttgtgtAGTTGAGTGGAGGTTGTGTTAACACAACTTAAATTGCAATGGCAACCGTGTCGCTAAAAGCAgttcaagaaaaaaatactgatttttAAGCAGTTTTTTCATTACCTTCTGTATTGTATTGAAATGGGATAGGGAAATACAATCGATCAACAAAAGAATTGCTAAGAGTTCACGTGCAAACCAACCCATTCGGCTCATAACGGCCAAAGGTGGAAACACGTGTTCCCAAAAATGTCTATCGTAGGTCCATCATAAAGCTGTTTTTGTCACATGAAATTGTTAAACGTTTTGTTTACCATTCGAAGTCCATAATCTAGTGCCCATGACGTTAGTACACGTTTTTTGATTATTTATAACGAATGTGACAATAGGAACGAAGTAACTCAGTAATTAGCAAATTTTTCGGGGTCTGATATAACGTTGTTAAAAACATAGATATATATTTCGTGCATTTTAACAGCCATATTGCAGACAAAATACGAATATTATTAATATACAGATTATAATTACAGAAACATCTAATTATAAAGGTATGAATTTGTCTTTCTTATGCAGGGATGGTCAAACGGTCTACCACGAAAGACCATCTCGGAAATGTCTTATGCTTTTCATGCAACcaatccatttttttaaaaacttaatgaCATATTATCACCATCTTTTAAACTGCGCAAAATGATTGCACTACTTAAGTATTTCTACACCGATATTCTTAACTGGTTGAAAATAGCTTTCAGCTAAACAACAAGCCCAAGTTCAAATACACAGGGCATTGTACTTTGCAACACAGCACCAAAGCCGATCCGTATCTGTGCATTACCTGACTAAACCTCAActgagaaataaatttttttacgtaaacaaaaaaatcaagggATCGAGGAAAAAGAACATGACATACTTCGAAAATCTATTCTAAGGttgtaaataaaactttttatgtttaataACAAATCAACAGTCAACTATTTTAAGGTTTGTGGTCTTTCACGACACACCAGTATTATTTCATTGAAGAAAAGTTTACACCCTGAATTATGCTTTAAGTTTGTTTATAATTCTCATTGTTTTGTTCCACATTTCTAAAATACAAAAAGAGGACTAACGTAGCTAGCAAATGTTAAACCAAATTAGATTTATTATGCGCCACAGGTTTATTTAGTTTTGTCCTCCTGGCAATTTTCGACGTCGCTGATTTTTTAACATGCTTGTTTTCATTGATCTGAAATGGTAACGATATTCTGGTATGTCAAAAGATATTTcaatgaatattttaaataaacttttaaacaaagtttCGGGGTTTGCAGGGAAGATTTTCTACTTCCTAATTTTATAGCTCTAGAAATTTTTTTCACTTCGCCGGCTAGTTGCATATCTATTTAACGATCTGAGATGCGATGGCTTCGAGCTTAACGCGTTTGGTACCCACCAATGCTGGGATAGGATCATCTCTACTATTTAAGAAGTCATAAACTGCTCCAGCGGTTTCTAGACTTCTTTGAATAAGAATTTGGAAATTCGTAACGCTCTCAGAAACTATTTTTAGCCAGAAGTTTTCTCAATACAATGGGGTTGATGTGTCAGCAACAAACATGCAAATAAACAGCTCGGTAAATATTTTCGTTTGTGGTTTTGTTAAAATCTCGGGATACAGCTATTTATTATCTGCGGTGTAGGTAGTACGTAAATAAATCTCTTTTGTGTATTGTCTTAAACAGGCAGTGATCTTGAAATTACATGCCCAATGTATATTGCAAGAACTAAGTGAACAAAAACATTGCTTCAATacattttgtaaatataaaacttccatttttggattattttaatttcttacAGTGGTGTCAGGTTTGCAGTTTACAATGAGGACCCAGTCAAATCTATCCCCTCCCACAAAAagaataagaacaaaaaaaagaaaaataagattGCGGACATTGAGCAAATACTGAGTTATCGCTGTAAACTTCGttaagatttttcaaaatttagtcAAATAGATAAATAACAATCAAACAAAATTGCAATCACCTATCACAAAGAGAAAACCTCAAATATTTACAAAcacaaaattgatttttaaattgtGCAATACATATGTacatatttgtttctttttgaaAGGCGTATAAGTGGACTTTGACTTTTACGATACAATGCATCCTTTTGTTCTTTCCAGGCGTGGCAATGGACTTTTACCTTTCTGCAGAAACAATAACACTAGCCACAGTGGGCGATCAATTAAGTAATTTGATCTGTGAGTTCGGCCTAGTATTGCAACCTGACGTCCACGGTCTGTCTATCTATGGTACGATATGTTTCGTCTGTTAGATGTTTTTGTAATCTAAATGCACGCATGATCTCATGCATAGATATTTCTGACGCAATTGTATTTTGTAGTtagatttttctatttttttttattttaaaagctggaaattgaagattacaaaataaaaaggtaAATTAGTTACTAAACATAACTAATCATAATGTATAATTATAAAATATGTgcttcaaatataaaaatttagggTACCACATGTTTTCAATTAACACATAAATGCAAGCCAAAGTATCTAACATAAAGTTTTATTCCTAGCTCTCGGACGAATAAGGTAGTATTAAAGTATCTTGATAATCCAACATACAGAACAACCTCGTAAGCACACAATAATTTATTAAGAGGTCGTAGCAAATGTAGGTTTTACGAATTCTAACGCTTAAAACCAGTAAAACTGTACGGGTTAAAGAATTCTTCGTTACGACCTAATGAATTGGATAAAACTCGTAAGGCTTCATTTCTGGTCCAGGTTGGATAAAAATAGTACTGGGTGTGCACATGTTACAAGAAACAGGCAATCTTGCAAACGAGActcaaatttttagaaaaatttagtAGGGTTGAATCAATTTCAAAAGGTGACCTAGTGAGCGAATCGAAATCTGTCTTTTTGATTGTTGATTccaacattttaaaattaaacatcACCACTGTGTAAATATTGGGTGCTTAAAATGATCTATTTTTATCTACTTTTTATGAGTTTGGATGTTTGATATTTCTAACCCCTATTATGGTTTGATTATTATTTTCGGACAACCGTTGACAATTGGATaccattgtttttttaactgtGGTTGTTAAATATCGTACCATGTGAGTGTATGTCAAAAAATCACGTGCTAATAGTGTGAGGATTTGCTTGCTCCATCCAACtgaaaaggtatatatatagctagcgtTACcaagatcagaaaaatatagttCATTCGCAAAAAATGGCAAATGTAGCAATTATTGGTGGCGGCCCATGCGGGATGTCACTGCTATCTGCTTTTCGTAGTGCAGAAAggagtggtgaaaagatacccAATATTGTTTGCTTTGAAAAACAAAGTTCAATAAGTGGCTTATGGAATTACAGTTGGAAGCATGGTTCAGATGAACATGGTGAGTATGTCCACAATAGCATGTATCGTACCCTCTGGTCAAACGGACCTAAAGAATGCTCGGAAATGGCAGACTACACTTTTGAGGAACATTTTGGAAAAGCCATACCATCTTATCCACCAAGAGCTGTGTTGCAGGATTATCTACTAGGTAAAGCTAAGAAACACAACATTTCAGAATTTGTTCGTTCGAACACAGTCGTAAGAACAGTAAAAGAAAAAGGAGACAGATTTACGGTATCCTACGAAGATTTGGTTAATAAGACGCATGGGGAGGACACATTTGATTATGTTGTGGTAGCTACAGGTCATTACTCAGTACCACATATACCAATTTATCCTGGAATCGATCAATTTCCTGGCAGAGTTCTTCATAGTCATGATTTTAGAAATGCAGAAGAATTTAAAGATCAAACCATTGTTTTACTTGGCTCCAGTTATTCTGCAGAGGATATTGCACTCCAATGCTACAAATATGGTGCTAAGAAATGCATTATATCATACCGATCGAAACCAATGGGTTACAACTGGCCTgaacaaataaaagaagttccaCAACTCCAAAAAATTGAAGGAAAGACTTTTCATTTTGCAGATGGAAGTTCTATTAACGCCGACTCCTTGATTATGTGCACTGGATATCAACATTTTTATCCATTCTTAAGTGAAAGAATCAAGTTATCTGCCACCAATCACCTTTACATTGACAAATTATACAAGGGTGTAATATTTGAGGATAATCATAAACTAATATATCTTGGTGCACAAGACCAATATTACACTTTCACATTGTTCGATGTTCAAGCTTGGTTTGCAAGAGATTTTATCCTTGGGAAGATAAAATTACCGAACGTCAAAGAAATGAAGGCGGACATGGAGAGTTGGATGACTCGTTTTAGTGGCTTAACTACACATGCTGAAGAGATAGATTTTCAGAGCGACTACATTAAAGATTTGCTAAGGGTAAGAGCTTCCatatttttgtttgcttttagAATGTATCACCATGTTTGgaatgttttgtgttttttacagGTCAAAACTTATGAATTTTTTGTCGCCATTTTTACTAGGTTACAAACTATCCTCAACATGACGTCGACAAAATGAATGCTGCTTTTAAACAATGGAAGGATGACAAACGAAAAGATATTTTGACGTATCGAGATATTCCTTTCACATCTGTCATAACTGGCACACCTTCTCCGGAAATGAAAGTTGCTTGGTTGAAGGCAATGGACTCATCGTTGAACTGGTTTGTGaacgaaagtttaaaaataaatgtggAAAGTAAGAAAAGCATTGGGTAGACTTTTatggaaaagcttttttaaaaactagattttaaataagttttttttttattttactttaggaTTCTTATAAATTTAATATTGGGCTTAGATCGCTAAGCAATTTGTGATATTTATTACTGGTATTGTCTGGTAAGTAAAAAATTCTGAACGAAACGGGTAATGTTGCAACATTGAGACATTTATCAAGTAGAATCCTTCTATATATTCTGGACATGTGATTGATCCGACTTTTCGAATTTTAC
This window contains:
- the LOC130644861 gene encoding uncharacterized protein LOC130644861 — protein: MANVAIIGGGPCGMSLLSAFRSAERSGEKIPNIVCFEKQSSISGLWNYSWKHGSDEHGEYVHNSMYRTLWSNGPKECSEMADYTFEEHFGKAIPSYPPRAVLQDYLLGKAKKHNISEFVRSNTVVRTVKEKGDRFTVSYEDLVNKTHGEDTFDYVVVATGHYSVPHIPIYPGIDQFPGRVLHSHDFRNAEEFKDQTIVLLGSSYSAEDIALQCYKYGAKKCIISYRSKPMGYNWPEQIKEVPQLQKIEGKTFHFADGSSINADSLIMCTGYQHFYPFLSERIKLSATNHLYIDKLYKGVIFEDNHKLIYLGAQDQYYTFTLFDVQAWFARDFILGKIKLPNVKEMKADMESWMTRFSGLTTHAEEIDFQSDYIKDLLRVTNYPQHDVDKMNAAFKQWKDDKRKDILTYRDIPFTSVITGTPSPEMKVAWLKAMDSSLNWFVNESLKINVESKKSIG